From the genome of Papaver somniferum cultivar HN1 chromosome 2, ASM357369v1, whole genome shotgun sequence, one region includes:
- the LOC113347127 gene encoding protein MON2 homolog isoform X2 — MAFMAVLEADLRALSTEARRRYPVVKEGAEHAIRKLRLLSSPAEIAQNDDILKIFLMACEVKTVKMSTIGLSCLQKLISHDAVVPSALKEILSTLKDHAEMADDIVQLKTLQTILIIFQSRLHPENEDNMAQALGICLLLLENNRSSDSVRNTAAATFRQAVALIFDHVIAAESLPAGKAGAGSHSSRSNSVTGDLSRSINRAESLENDFPSGGPLPVRDSLTKAGKIGLRLLEDLTALAAGGSATWLRINSLQRTFVLDILEFILSNYVAIFRTLVPYEQVLRHQICSLLMTSLRTNAELEGEAGEPSFRRLVLRSVAHVIRLYSSSLVTECEVFLSMLVKVTFLDSRLWHRILVLEVLRGFCVEVRTLSLLFQNFDMNPKNTNVVEGMTKALARVVSSIQIPDTSEESLAAVAGMFSSKAKGIEWSLDNDASNAAVMVASEAHAITLAVEGLLGVIFTVATLTDEAVDVGELESPRCDSEPPFKCTGETAVLCTAMVDSMWLTILDALSLILTRSQGEAIILEILKGYQAFTQACGVLHAVEPLNSFLASLCKFTISMPIEAEKRSVLQSPGSRRAEHSIDLRDSVVLTPKNVQALRTLFNISHRLHNMLGPSWILVLETLAALDRAIHSPHATTQEVSASVPRLTRESSGQYSDFSILSSLNSQLFESSAMMHISAVKSLLSALRQLSNQCMPGNSSNPVQTSSQHIGSITFSVEKMISILTNNMHRVEPLWDQVVGHLLELADNSSHHLRNLALEALDQSICSVLGSDKFQGSRFRHPNKEMDITSTESNSFEYAVISPLRVLYFSTENLDVRAGSLKILLHVLERHGDKLYYSWLAILQTLRSVADASERDLIPLGFQSIRVIMNDGLATIPVHWLDICIEVTGAYSAQLTELNISLTAIGLLWTTTDFIAKGLPHGNPEHKETGSIDGHAIKHKGDEKMDEDVEDKIHQRFPLVRTSDREKLLFSVFSLLQKLGADERPEVRNSSIRTLFQTLGTHGQKLSRRMWEDCLWNYVFPTLDHVSHMAAHSSTDEWQGKELGVRGGKAIHMLIHHSRNTAQKQWDETIVLVLGGIARILRSFFPFLKNLSNFWTGWESLLLFVRNSILNGSKEVALAAISCLQTTVVSHSPKGNMPMPYLKSVLDVYELVLQRGPNCSAIAASKVKQEILQSLGELFVQTQKMFDDDLYLQLLKIIHLAVRQPKSTSDSSEADTGHIPPVQRTMLEVLPQLRPSDHLSSMWSHLLRELLRHLPGSDVLLADQENEAEVDKHKPGNGKMALHVDLVSPVDRQKLEGSPMTPTKTQKMGKSEFPNGVATASQSPKSGSATTKSGPPSITNHLFAEKLVPVLVDLFVSAPRVEKYNIFPEIIQGFGRCMATRRDNPDGALWRLSVEGFNRILVDDVSRTSADGLQDPIIARPSRTRLWKEVADVYEIFLVGSCGRALPSKVISSATQKADETLEMTILDVLGDNILSEQSDAPDDILLRLISALDRCASRTCCLPVETVELMPSHCSKFSLTCLQKLFLLCRYSNKANVWSAARSRVSRISISVLTKRCEFILDKFLIDEKDLGERLLPALRIEEIVYVLEELSHLIIHIETASTLPLRPYLIEGLPRIENYGSRAHLLVLFPSLCELVISRETRVRELVRVLLRLISSELEVQKVSLA; from the exons ATGGCTTTCATGGCTGTTCTTGAGGCAGATCTACGAGCTCTTTCTACAGAAGCTCGCCGTAGATATCCTGTAGTTAAAGAAGGCGCTGAACATGCAATTAGAAAG TTGAGATTGTTGTCGAGTCCGGCTGAAATTGCACAGAATGATGATATATTGAAGATATTCTTGATGGCTTGTGAGGTTAAAACTGTGAAGATGAGTACTATTGGACTTTCATGTTTACAAAAGTTGATATCTCACGATGCTGTTGTACCATCAGCATTGAAGGAGATTTTATCTACCTTGAAAGAT CATGCTGAAATGGCCGATGACATTGTTCAACTGAAGACTTTACAAACTATACTCATTATATTCCAGTCGCGATTACATCCTGAAAATGAG GACAATATGGCCCAAGCACTTGGTATATGTCTGCTTCTCCTTGAAAATAACCGGTCATCTGATAGTGTGCGCAA TACTGCTGCAGCTACTTTCAGGCAAGCGGTGGCGTTGATTTTTGATCATGTTATCGCTGCTGAGTCACTTCCTGCTGGTAAAGCGGGTGCTGGAAGTCATTCCTCTCGATCCAATTCAGTCACTGGTGATCTCAGTCGCAGTATAAACCGCGCAGA GTCACTTGAAAATGATTTTCCTTCTGGAGGGCCACTGCCAGTGCGAGATAGTTTAACTAAAGCAGGAAAAATTGGGCTTCGCTTGCTTGAAGACCTGACAGCACTAGCTGCAGGTGGATCT gCAACGTGGTTACGCATTAACTCTCTTCAAAGGACATTTGTACTTGATATACTAGA GTTCATTCTGTCAAATTATGTGGCTATATTTAGGACTTTGGTGCCATACGAACAG GTCTTGCGTCATCAAATCTGCTCACTTCTCATGACTTCACTCCGGACCAATGCTGAG CTTGAGGGTGAAGCGGGGGAGCCTTCTTTTCGCCGTCTGGTCTTGCGATCGGTCGCTCATGTTATAAGACTTTACAGTTCATCCCTTGTCACCGAGTGTGAG GTTTTTCTTAGTATGTTGGTGAAGGTAACTTTTCTGGATTCACGACTGTGGCACCGCATTCTTGTTCTAGAAGTCTTAAGG GGATTTTGCGTGGAGGTACGGACATTAAGCCTCCTTTTCCAGAATTTTGACAT GAATCCCAAGAACACAAATGTTGTCGAGGGTATGACTAAAGCTCTTGCTAGAGTTGTTTCAAGTATACAG ATTCCAGATACAAGCGAAGAAAGCCTTGCGGCAGTTGCAGGAATGTTTAGTAGCAAAGCCAAAG GAATCGAGTGGAGCCTGGACAATGATGCTTCAAATGCTGCAGTCATGGTTGCTAGTGAAGCTCATGCAATAACTTTAGCAGTTGAAGGTCTTTTAGGTGTCATTTTTACCGTGGCCACTTTGACAGATGAAGCTGTGGATGTTGGTGAG CTTGAATCCCCCAGATGTGATAGTGAACCTCCATTCAAGTGTACTGGGGAAACTGCAGTTCTCTGCACCGCTATGGTTGATTCCATGTGGTTGACCATCCTTGATGCTCTTTCCCTGATTTTGACTAG GTCACAAGGAGAAGCTATCATATTGGAAATATTGAAAGGATATCAGGCATTCACTCAG GCATGTGGGGTGCTCCATGCTGTAGAACCTTTGAATTCTTTCCTTGCCTCCCTATGCAAATTCACGATCAGTATGCCAATTGAGGCTGAAAAGAGGAG TGTTTTACAATCTCCCGGGTCAAGGCGGGCCGAACATTCAATTGATCTGCGGGATAGTGTAGTCCTTACTCCAAAGAACGTGCAG GCCTTGAGGACCCTCTTCAACATATCTCATCGATTACATAATATGTTGGGCCCATCATGGATTTTG GTGCTGGAGACTCTAGCTGCACTAGATCGGGCAATCCATTCTCCACATGCTACAACGCAG GAGGTCTCTGCTTCGGTTCCAAGGCTCACAAGAGAATCATCTGGCCAGTATAGTGATTTCAGCATCCTTTCTTCACTGAATTCTCAA TTGTTTGAGAGCTCAGCAATGATGCACATATCTGCAGTTAAGTCACTTCTTTCTGCCCTACGCCAACTATCAAATCAATGCATGCCAGGAAACTCAAGTAATCCTGTACAAACTTCAAGTCAGCACATTGGAAGCATAACTTTCTCCGTTGAAAAAATGATATCGATACTAACAAATAATATGCACA GAGTGGAGCCTCTGTGGGATCAAGTTGTTGGACATCTTCTTGAG CTTGCGGATAATTCTAGTCACCACTTACGAAATTTGGCACTGGAGGCATTAGATCAATCGATATGTTCTGTCTTAGGTTCTGACAAATTCCAAGGGTCTCGTTTTAGACATCCAAATAAGGAA ATGGATATTACCAGTACAGAATCAAATTCATTTGAGTATGCTGTGATATCACCATTACGGGTCCTTTACTTTTCAACAGAAAACCTTGATGTCCGAGCTGGATCGTTGAAAATTCTGCTGCATGTTTTGGAG AGACACGGGGACAAGCTGTATTATAGTTGGCTGGCAATTCTCCAAACATTGAG GTCTGTTGCTGACGCATCAGAGAGGGATCTTATCCCGTTAGGATTCCAG AGCATACGTGTTATAATGAATGATGGGCTAGCGACTATACCTGTACACTGGTTGGACAT ATGTATAGAAGTAACAGGAGCATACAGTGCCCAATTAACCGAACTTAATATAAGCCTGACAGCGATAGGCCTTCTCTGGACTACAACTGATTTTATTGCTAAGGGGCTCCCTCATGGGAATCCTGAACACAAGGAAACAG GATCTATTGATGGACATGCTATAAAGCACAAAGGTGATGAAAAGAtggatgaagatgttgaagataAAATTCATCAACGTTTTCCATTAGTGCGGACGAGCGATCGTGAAAAATTGCTATTCTCAGTTTTCTCTCTACTTCAAAAGCTTGGAGCTGATGAGAGGCCAGAG GTTAGGAATTCTTCAATCCGGACACTTTTTCAAACTCTGGGCACCCATGGACAAAAGCTTTCGAGGCGCATGTGGGAAGATTGCCTTTGGAATTATGTTTTCCCCACATTGGATCACGTTTCCCACATG GCTGCACATTCATCCACTGATGAATGGCAAGGTAAAGAACTTGGGGTGAGAGGGGGGAAAGCAATTCACATGCTCATACATCATAG TCGTAACACAGCTCAGAAGCAGTGGGATGAGACTATTGTACTTGTATTAGGTGGAATTGCACGCATTCTAAGATCCTTTTTTCCATTCCTTAAAAATTTATCCAATTTCTGGACAG GATGGGAGTCCTTGCTTCTTTTTGTAAGAAATAGCATTTTAAATGGTAGCAAGGAGGTTGCTCTTGCTGCAATAAGTTGTTTGCAGACAACTGTTGTTTCACATTCTCCCAAG GGGAACATGCCTATGCCTTACCTCAAGTCAGTGCTTGATGTATACGAGCTTGTTCTTCAAAGAGGACCAAACTGTAGTGCTATTGCTGCGAGCAAGGTTAAGCAGGAAATCCTACAGAGTTTAG GTGAACTATTTGTTCAAACACAAAAGATGTTTGATGATGACCTGTATTTGCAGTTGCTGAAAATCATACATTTGGCTGTTAGGCAACCCAAGAGTACCAGTGATAGCAGTGAAGCAGATACT GGACATATTCCACCAGTCCAACGTACTATGCTGGAGGTTCTACCACAGTTGCGTCCATCTGATCACCTGTCCTCCATGTGGTCTCATCTTCTTCGGGAGCTTTTGCGCCACCTTCCTGGATCTGATGTTCTTTTAGCAGACCAGGAAAATGAAGCAGAAGTTGACAAACATAAGCCAGGAAATGGTAAAATGGCACTTCATGTGGATTTGGTTTCTCCTGTGGACAGGCAAAAGCTCGAGGGTTCTCCTATGACACCCACCAAAACTCAAAAAATGGGTAAGTCGGAGTTTCCTAATGGGGTTGCCACTGCCTCTCAATCTCCGAAGTCAGGctcagccacaactaagagtgGGCCTCCAAGCATCACAAATCATTTGTTTGCTGAAAAGCTTGTTCCGGTTCTGGTTGACCTTTTTGTATCAGCTCCTAGGGTTGAAAAGTACAATATATTTCCCGAGATCATTCAAGGTTTTGGAAG GTGTATGGCGACTAGAAGAGATAATCCAGATGGGGCTCTGTGGAGATTATCTGTCGAAGGCTTCAACCGTATACTTGTTGACGATGTTAGCAGGACAAGTGCTGATGGTTTGCAAGATCCAATCATAGCAAGACCTTCCAGAACACGTCTGTGGAAAGAAGTTGCGGACGTATACGAAATATTCCTTGTTGGTTCTTGTGGCCGTGCACTTCCATCCAAAGTCATTTCATCTGCAACACAGAAGGCTGATGAAACTCTCGAGATGACTATCCTGGATGTGCTGGGAGACAACATTCTGAGTGAACAATCTGATGCGCCAGACGAT ATTCTGCTGCGGCTAATTTCTGCTCTGGACCGGTGTGCATCACGAACGTGCTGTTTACCCGTTGAGACTGTGGAACTCATGCCTTCACACTGCAGCAAATTTTCCTTAACTTGTTTGCAGAAATTATTTTTGCTGTGCAG ATACAGTAATAAAGCGAATGTTTGGAGCGCAGCAAGATCCAGAGTCAGCAGGATCTCAATCAGTGTACTGACTAAGAGATGCGAGTTCATACTTGATAAATTCCTAATTGATGAGAAAGATCTTG GTGAGCGTCTATTACCGGCATTAAGAATTGAAGAGATTGTTTATGTCCTTGAGGAGTTGTCTCATCTGATTATTCACATCGAAACAGCTTCTACTCTTCCTTTACGGCCCTACTTGATAGAAGGCCTACCAAGGATAGAAAATTACGGCTCGCGAGCGCACCTGCTTGTTCTGTTTCCATCCCTCTGCgaacttgttatctcaag GGAAACGAGAGTAAGAGAGCTAGTGCGAGTGCTGCTTAGATTGATCAGTTCAGAGTTGGAAGTTCAAAAGGTCAGTTTAGCTTAG
- the LOC113347127 gene encoding protein MON2 homolog isoform X4: MAFMAVLEADLRALSTEARRRYPVVKEGAEHAIRKLRLLSSPAEIAQNDDILKIFLMACEVKTVKMSTIGLSCLQKLISHDAVVPSALKEILSTLKDHAEMADDIVQLKTLQTILIIFQSRLHPENEDNMAQALGICLLLLENNRSSDSVRNTAAATFRQAVALIFDHVIAAESLPAGKAGAGSHSSRSNSVTGDLSRSINRAESLENDFPSGGPLPVRDSLTKAGKIGLRLLEDLTALAAGGSATWLRINSLQRTFVLDILEFILSNYVAIFRTLVPYEQVLRHQICSLLMTSLRTNAELEGEAGEPSFRRLVLRSVAHVIRLYSSSLVTECEVFLSMLVKVTFLDSRLWHRILVLEVLRGFCVEVRTLSLLFQNFDMNPKNTNVVEGMTKALARVVSSIQIPDTSEESLAAVAGMFSSKAKGIEWSLDNDASNAAVMVASEAHAITLAVEGLLGVIFTVATLTDEAVDVGELESPRCDSEPPFKCTGETAVLCTAMVDSMWLTILDALSLILTRSQGEAIILEILKGYQAFTQACGVLHAVEPLNSFLASLCKFTISMPIEAEKRSVLQSPGSRRAEHSIDLRDSVVLTPKNVQALRTLFNISHRLHNMLGPSWILVLETLAALDRAIHSPHATTQEVSASVPRLTRESSGQYSDFSILSSLNSQLFESSAMMHISAVKSLLSALRQLSNQCMPGNSSNPVQTSSQHIGSITFSVEKMISILTNNMHRVEPLWDQVVGHLLELADNSSHHLRNLALEALDQSICSVLGSDKFQGSRFRHPNKEMDITSTESNSFEYAVISPLRVLYFSTENLDVRAGSLKILLHVLERHGDKLYYSWLAILQTLRSVADASERDLIPLGFQSIRVIMNDGLATIPVHWLDICIEVTGAYSAQLTELNISLTAIGLLWTTTDFIAKGLPHGNPEHKETGSIDGHAIKHKGDEKMDEDVEDKIHQRFPLVRTSDREKLLFSVFSLLQKLGADERPEVRNSSIRTLFQTLGTHGQKLSRRMWEDCLWNYVFPTLDHVSHMAAHSSTDEWQGKELGVRGGKAIHMLIHHSRNTAQKQWDETIVLVLGGIARILRSFFPFLKNLSNFWTGWESLLLFVRNSILNGSKEVALAAISCLQTTVVSHSPKGNMPMPYLKSVLDVYELVLQRGPNCSAIAASKVKQEILQSLGELFVQTQKMFDDDLYLQLLKIIHLAVRQPKSTSDSSEADTGHIPPVQRTMLEVLPQLRPSDHLSSMWSHLLRELLRHLPGSDVLLADQENEAEVDKHKPGNGKMALHVDLVSPVDRQKLEGSPMTPTKTQKMGKSEFPNGVATASQSPKSGSATTKSGPPSITNHLFAEKLVPVLVDLFVSAPRVEKYNIFPEIIQGFGRCMATRRDNPDGALWRLSVEGFNRILVDDVSRTSADGLQDPIIARPSRTRLWKEVADVYEIFLVGSCGRALPSKVISSATQKADETLEMTILDVLGDNILSEQSDAPDDILLRLISALDRCASRTCCLPVETVELMPSHCSKFSLTCLQKLFLLCSNKANVWSAARSRVSRISISVLTKRCEFILDKFLIDEKDLGERLLPALRIEEIVYVLEELSHLIIHIETASTLPLRPYLIEGLPRIENYGSRAHLLVLFPSLCELVISRETRVRELVRVLLRLISSELEVQKVSLA, from the exons ATGGCTTTCATGGCTGTTCTTGAGGCAGATCTACGAGCTCTTTCTACAGAAGCTCGCCGTAGATATCCTGTAGTTAAAGAAGGCGCTGAACATGCAATTAGAAAG TTGAGATTGTTGTCGAGTCCGGCTGAAATTGCACAGAATGATGATATATTGAAGATATTCTTGATGGCTTGTGAGGTTAAAACTGTGAAGATGAGTACTATTGGACTTTCATGTTTACAAAAGTTGATATCTCACGATGCTGTTGTACCATCAGCATTGAAGGAGATTTTATCTACCTTGAAAGAT CATGCTGAAATGGCCGATGACATTGTTCAACTGAAGACTTTACAAACTATACTCATTATATTCCAGTCGCGATTACATCCTGAAAATGAG GACAATATGGCCCAAGCACTTGGTATATGTCTGCTTCTCCTTGAAAATAACCGGTCATCTGATAGTGTGCGCAA TACTGCTGCAGCTACTTTCAGGCAAGCGGTGGCGTTGATTTTTGATCATGTTATCGCTGCTGAGTCACTTCCTGCTGGTAAAGCGGGTGCTGGAAGTCATTCCTCTCGATCCAATTCAGTCACTGGTGATCTCAGTCGCAGTATAAACCGCGCAGA GTCACTTGAAAATGATTTTCCTTCTGGAGGGCCACTGCCAGTGCGAGATAGTTTAACTAAAGCAGGAAAAATTGGGCTTCGCTTGCTTGAAGACCTGACAGCACTAGCTGCAGGTGGATCT gCAACGTGGTTACGCATTAACTCTCTTCAAAGGACATTTGTACTTGATATACTAGA GTTCATTCTGTCAAATTATGTGGCTATATTTAGGACTTTGGTGCCATACGAACAG GTCTTGCGTCATCAAATCTGCTCACTTCTCATGACTTCACTCCGGACCAATGCTGAG CTTGAGGGTGAAGCGGGGGAGCCTTCTTTTCGCCGTCTGGTCTTGCGATCGGTCGCTCATGTTATAAGACTTTACAGTTCATCCCTTGTCACCGAGTGTGAG GTTTTTCTTAGTATGTTGGTGAAGGTAACTTTTCTGGATTCACGACTGTGGCACCGCATTCTTGTTCTAGAAGTCTTAAGG GGATTTTGCGTGGAGGTACGGACATTAAGCCTCCTTTTCCAGAATTTTGACAT GAATCCCAAGAACACAAATGTTGTCGAGGGTATGACTAAAGCTCTTGCTAGAGTTGTTTCAAGTATACAG ATTCCAGATACAAGCGAAGAAAGCCTTGCGGCAGTTGCAGGAATGTTTAGTAGCAAAGCCAAAG GAATCGAGTGGAGCCTGGACAATGATGCTTCAAATGCTGCAGTCATGGTTGCTAGTGAAGCTCATGCAATAACTTTAGCAGTTGAAGGTCTTTTAGGTGTCATTTTTACCGTGGCCACTTTGACAGATGAAGCTGTGGATGTTGGTGAG CTTGAATCCCCCAGATGTGATAGTGAACCTCCATTCAAGTGTACTGGGGAAACTGCAGTTCTCTGCACCGCTATGGTTGATTCCATGTGGTTGACCATCCTTGATGCTCTTTCCCTGATTTTGACTAG GTCACAAGGAGAAGCTATCATATTGGAAATATTGAAAGGATATCAGGCATTCACTCAG GCATGTGGGGTGCTCCATGCTGTAGAACCTTTGAATTCTTTCCTTGCCTCCCTATGCAAATTCACGATCAGTATGCCAATTGAGGCTGAAAAGAGGAG TGTTTTACAATCTCCCGGGTCAAGGCGGGCCGAACATTCAATTGATCTGCGGGATAGTGTAGTCCTTACTCCAAAGAACGTGCAG GCCTTGAGGACCCTCTTCAACATATCTCATCGATTACATAATATGTTGGGCCCATCATGGATTTTG GTGCTGGAGACTCTAGCTGCACTAGATCGGGCAATCCATTCTCCACATGCTACAACGCAG GAGGTCTCTGCTTCGGTTCCAAGGCTCACAAGAGAATCATCTGGCCAGTATAGTGATTTCAGCATCCTTTCTTCACTGAATTCTCAA TTGTTTGAGAGCTCAGCAATGATGCACATATCTGCAGTTAAGTCACTTCTTTCTGCCCTACGCCAACTATCAAATCAATGCATGCCAGGAAACTCAAGTAATCCTGTACAAACTTCAAGTCAGCACATTGGAAGCATAACTTTCTCCGTTGAAAAAATGATATCGATACTAACAAATAATATGCACA GAGTGGAGCCTCTGTGGGATCAAGTTGTTGGACATCTTCTTGAG CTTGCGGATAATTCTAGTCACCACTTACGAAATTTGGCACTGGAGGCATTAGATCAATCGATATGTTCTGTCTTAGGTTCTGACAAATTCCAAGGGTCTCGTTTTAGACATCCAAATAAGGAA ATGGATATTACCAGTACAGAATCAAATTCATTTGAGTATGCTGTGATATCACCATTACGGGTCCTTTACTTTTCAACAGAAAACCTTGATGTCCGAGCTGGATCGTTGAAAATTCTGCTGCATGTTTTGGAG AGACACGGGGACAAGCTGTATTATAGTTGGCTGGCAATTCTCCAAACATTGAG GTCTGTTGCTGACGCATCAGAGAGGGATCTTATCCCGTTAGGATTCCAG AGCATACGTGTTATAATGAATGATGGGCTAGCGACTATACCTGTACACTGGTTGGACAT ATGTATAGAAGTAACAGGAGCATACAGTGCCCAATTAACCGAACTTAATATAAGCCTGACAGCGATAGGCCTTCTCTGGACTACAACTGATTTTATTGCTAAGGGGCTCCCTCATGGGAATCCTGAACACAAGGAAACAG GATCTATTGATGGACATGCTATAAAGCACAAAGGTGATGAAAAGAtggatgaagatgttgaagataAAATTCATCAACGTTTTCCATTAGTGCGGACGAGCGATCGTGAAAAATTGCTATTCTCAGTTTTCTCTCTACTTCAAAAGCTTGGAGCTGATGAGAGGCCAGAG GTTAGGAATTCTTCAATCCGGACACTTTTTCAAACTCTGGGCACCCATGGACAAAAGCTTTCGAGGCGCATGTGGGAAGATTGCCTTTGGAATTATGTTTTCCCCACATTGGATCACGTTTCCCACATG GCTGCACATTCATCCACTGATGAATGGCAAGGTAAAGAACTTGGGGTGAGAGGGGGGAAAGCAATTCACATGCTCATACATCATAG TCGTAACACAGCTCAGAAGCAGTGGGATGAGACTATTGTACTTGTATTAGGTGGAATTGCACGCATTCTAAGATCCTTTTTTCCATTCCTTAAAAATTTATCCAATTTCTGGACAG GATGGGAGTCCTTGCTTCTTTTTGTAAGAAATAGCATTTTAAATGGTAGCAAGGAGGTTGCTCTTGCTGCAATAAGTTGTTTGCAGACAACTGTTGTTTCACATTCTCCCAAG GGGAACATGCCTATGCCTTACCTCAAGTCAGTGCTTGATGTATACGAGCTTGTTCTTCAAAGAGGACCAAACTGTAGTGCTATTGCTGCGAGCAAGGTTAAGCAGGAAATCCTACAGAGTTTAG GTGAACTATTTGTTCAAACACAAAAGATGTTTGATGATGACCTGTATTTGCAGTTGCTGAAAATCATACATTTGGCTGTTAGGCAACCCAAGAGTACCAGTGATAGCAGTGAAGCAGATACT GGACATATTCCACCAGTCCAACGTACTATGCTGGAGGTTCTACCACAGTTGCGTCCATCTGATCACCTGTCCTCCATGTGGTCTCATCTTCTTCGGGAGCTTTTGCGCCACCTTCCTGGATCTGATGTTCTTTTAGCAGACCAGGAAAATGAAGCAGAAGTTGACAAACATAAGCCAGGAAATGGTAAAATGGCACTTCATGTGGATTTGGTTTCTCCTGTGGACAGGCAAAAGCTCGAGGGTTCTCCTATGACACCCACCAAAACTCAAAAAATGGGTAAGTCGGAGTTTCCTAATGGGGTTGCCACTGCCTCTCAATCTCCGAAGTCAGGctcagccacaactaagagtgGGCCTCCAAGCATCACAAATCATTTGTTTGCTGAAAAGCTTGTTCCGGTTCTGGTTGACCTTTTTGTATCAGCTCCTAGGGTTGAAAAGTACAATATATTTCCCGAGATCATTCAAGGTTTTGGAAG GTGTATGGCGACTAGAAGAGATAATCCAGATGGGGCTCTGTGGAGATTATCTGTCGAAGGCTTCAACCGTATACTTGTTGACGATGTTAGCAGGACAAGTGCTGATGGTTTGCAAGATCCAATCATAGCAAGACCTTCCAGAACACGTCTGTGGAAAGAAGTTGCGGACGTATACGAAATATTCCTTGTTGGTTCTTGTGGCCGTGCACTTCCATCCAAAGTCATTTCATCTGCAACACAGAAGGCTGATGAAACTCTCGAGATGACTATCCTGGATGTGCTGGGAGACAACATTCTGAGTGAACAATCTGATGCGCCAGACGAT ATTCTGCTGCGGCTAATTTCTGCTCTGGACCGGTGTGCATCACGAACGTGCTGTTTACCCGTTGAGACTGTGGAACTCATGCCTTCACACTGCAGCAAATTTTCCTTAACTTGTTTGCAGAAATTATTTTTGCTGTGCAG TAATAAAGCGAATGTTTGGAGCGCAGCAAGATCCAGAGTCAGCAGGATCTCAATCAGTGTACTGACTAAGAGATGCGAGTTCATACTTGATAAATTCCTAATTGATGAGAAAGATCTTG GTGAGCGTCTATTACCGGCATTAAGAATTGAAGAGATTGTTTATGTCCTTGAGGAGTTGTCTCATCTGATTATTCACATCGAAACAGCTTCTACTCTTCCTTTACGGCCCTACTTGATAGAAGGCCTACCAAGGATAGAAAATTACGGCTCGCGAGCGCACCTGCTTGTTCTGTTTCCATCCCTCTGCgaacttgttatctcaag GGAAACGAGAGTAAGAGAGCTAGTGCGAGTGCTGCTTAGATTGATCAGTTCAGAGTTGGAAGTTCAAAAGGTCAGTTTAGCTTAG